Proteins from a genomic interval of Stenotrophomonas sp. 24(2023):
- a CDS encoding SDR family oxidoreductase has translation MTAVPGIAAWPATPLDGKVVLVTGGANGVGRGIAQAVLGAGGRVVIGDLDVEAGNACLADWQRGQDAVFERLDIADEDSVRAFIDVALQRFGRLDGLVNNAGIAAPHGTPLAQMTIDEWQRRLSSLHGAFLCSKHALPALIDSGAGAIINVASTRARQSEPDSEAYAAAKGGLLAFTHALAISAGPVVRVNSISPGWISTAAWQAPSRRRTPALSATDHAQHPVGRVGQPEDIGALAVYLLSSLSGFTTGQDFVVDGGMTRKMIYAE, from the coding sequence ATGACCGCCGTGCCCGGCATCGCCGCCTGGCCGGCCACGCCGCTGGACGGCAAGGTGGTGCTGGTGACCGGCGGCGCCAACGGCGTGGGCCGCGGCATCGCCCAGGCGGTGCTGGGGGCCGGGGGCCGGGTGGTCATCGGTGATCTGGACGTGGAGGCCGGCAACGCCTGCCTGGCCGACTGGCAGCGTGGGCAGGACGCCGTGTTCGAACGCCTGGACATCGCGGACGAAGACAGCGTGCGCGCCTTCATCGACGTGGCCCTGCAGCGCTTCGGCCGCCTCGACGGCCTGGTCAACAATGCCGGCATCGCCGCACCGCACGGCACGCCGCTGGCGCAGATGACGATCGATGAATGGCAGCGGCGGTTGTCGTCGCTGCACGGCGCGTTCCTGTGCAGCAAGCATGCGCTGCCGGCGCTGATCGACAGCGGTGCCGGTGCGATCATCAACGTGGCCTCCACCCGCGCGCGGCAGTCCGAACCGGACAGCGAAGCCTACGCGGCGGCCAAGGGCGGCCTGCTGGCCTTCACCCACGCGCTGGCCATCAGCGCCGGCCCGGTCGTGCGGGTCAACAGCATCAGCCCCGGCTGGATCAGCACCGCCGCCTGGCAGGCGCCCTCGCGCCGGCGCACGCCGGCCCTGTCCGCCACCGACCATGCCCAGCACCCGGTGGGCCGCGTCGGCCAGCCCGAGGACATCGGCGCGCTGGCGGTGTACCTGCTGTCATCGCTGTCCGGCTTCACCACCGGCCAGGATTTCGTCGTGGACGGCGGCATGACCCGCAAGATGATCTACGCCGAGTAA
- a CDS encoding M3 family metallopeptidase: MPVTAANPLLDFSGLPRFDAIRPEHIGPALDALLAQAEAAVKAAEQVQPVRWDTFVAPLDDATERLWRAWGQVGHLQGVVNTPELREAYNQNLPRVTRFASALGQNLALFRQYQALAASPEAAGYDDARRKVLDNTLRDFRLGGAELAPAEQARFSAIKEELSSLSATFSQNVLDATDAWSLQVQDPARLAGLPEDVKAAARAAAEKQGSEGWMLTLQMPCYLPVQTYAEDRDLREILYRASAQRASEFGDDGLDNSGNIDRILALRAELAALLGFASYAEYSVATKMARDPAEVLGFLRDLAARAKPFAGKDRAELEQFAREQLGLDTLQAWDLAFAADKLRQARYSYSEQEVKQYFTEPKVLAGLFSVIAQLYGLQVQPDQAPVWQEDVRFFRLVDAQGALVGQFYLDLYARPGKRGGAWMDDCRNRRVFADGRVQTPLVYLVCNFGRGAEGKPATFSHNEVTTLFHEMGHGLHQLLTRIGELGVAGINGVEWDAVELPSQFMENFCWEWGHLQGMTAHVDSGEPLPRALYERMLAARNFHSGMATVRQLEFGLFDMLLHSQFEPAQDSVLALLDRVRAEVAVNHPPAWNRFPHQFSHIFAGGYAAGYYSYKWAEVLSADAYAAFEEAPGALAETGKRFRDEVLGRGGSRSAAENFQAFRGRAPQIDALLRHSGMA; encoded by the coding sequence ATGCCCGTGACCGCTGCCAACCCCCTGCTCGATTTTTCCGGCCTGCCGCGCTTCGATGCGATCCGCCCCGAGCACATCGGCCCGGCGCTGGATGCCCTGTTGGCCCAGGCCGAGGCGGCCGTGAAGGCGGCCGAGCAGGTGCAGCCGGTGCGCTGGGATACCTTCGTTGCGCCGCTGGACGATGCGACCGAGCGCCTGTGGCGGGCCTGGGGCCAGGTGGGCCACCTGCAGGGCGTGGTCAACACGCCGGAACTGCGTGAGGCCTACAACCAGAACCTGCCGCGGGTGACCCGCTTTGCCAGTGCGCTGGGCCAGAACCTGGCGCTGTTCCGCCAGTACCAGGCGCTGGCGGCCAGCCCGGAAGCGGCCGGCTACGATGACGCACGCCGCAAGGTGCTGGACAACACCCTGCGCGACTTCCGCCTGGGCGGCGCGGAGCTGGCGCCCGCCGAGCAGGCGCGCTTCAGCGCCATCAAGGAAGAACTGTCGTCGCTGTCGGCAACCTTCTCGCAGAACGTGCTCGATGCCACCGATGCGTGGTCGCTGCAGGTGCAGGACCCGGCGCGCCTGGCCGGCCTGCCCGAGGACGTGAAGGCGGCGGCGCGCGCGGCCGCGGAAAAACAGGGCAGCGAAGGCTGGATGCTGACCCTGCAGATGCCGTGCTACCTGCCGGTGCAGACCTATGCCGAGGACCGCGACCTGCGCGAGATCCTCTACCGTGCCAGCGCGCAGCGCGCGTCTGAATTCGGCGATGACGGGCTGGACAACAGCGGCAACATCGACCGCATTCTTGCGCTGCGTGCCGAGCTGGCCGCGTTGCTGGGCTTTGCCTCGTATGCCGAGTATTCGGTGGCCACCAAGATGGCGCGGGACCCGGCCGAAGTGCTCGGCTTCCTGCGCGACCTGGCCGCACGTGCCAAGCCGTTCGCCGGCAAGGACCGCGCCGAGCTGGAGCAGTTCGCCCGCGAGCAGCTGGGGCTGGACACGCTGCAGGCCTGGGACCTGGCCTTCGCTGCCGACAAGCTGCGCCAGGCGCGCTACAGCTACTCCGAGCAGGAAGTGAAGCAGTACTTCACCGAGCCGAAGGTGCTGGCCGGACTGTTCTCGGTCATCGCGCAGCTGTACGGCCTGCAGGTGCAGCCCGACCAGGCCCCGGTCTGGCAGGAGGACGTGCGCTTCTTCCGCCTGGTCGATGCGCAGGGGGCGCTGGTGGGCCAGTTCTACCTGGACCTGTACGCACGCCCGGGCAAGCGTGGCGGCGCGTGGATGGACGATTGCCGCAACCGCCGGGTGTTCGCCGATGGCCGCGTGCAGACGCCGCTGGTGTACCTGGTGTGCAACTTCGGGCGTGGCGCCGAGGGCAAGCCGGCCACTTTCAGCCACAACGAAGTGACCACGCTGTTCCATGAAATGGGCCATGGCCTGCACCAGCTGCTGACCCGGATCGGCGAACTGGGCGTGGCCGGCATCAATGGCGTGGAGTGGGATGCGGTGGAACTGCCCAGCCAGTTCATGGAGAACTTCTGCTGGGAATGGGGCCACCTGCAGGGCATGACCGCGCACGTGGACAGTGGCGAGCCGCTGCCGCGCGCGCTGTACGAGCGCATGCTGGCCGCGCGCAACTTCCACAGCGGCATGGCGACCGTGCGCCAGTTGGAATTCGGCCTGTTCGACATGCTGCTGCACAGCCAGTTCGAACCGGCCCAGGACAGCGTGCTGGCGCTGCTGGACCGCGTGCGCGCCGAGGTGGCGGTGAACCACCCGCCGGCCTGGAACCGCTTCCCGCACCAGTTCAGCCATATCTTCGCCGGTGGCTACGCAGCGGGGTACTACAGCTACAAGTGGGCCGAAGTACTCAGCGCCGATGCCTATGCCGCGTTCGAGGAGGCGCCGGGCGCGCTGGCCGAGACCGGCAAGCGTTTCCGCGATGAAGTGCTGGGGCGGGGGGGCAGCCGCAGCGCGGCGGAAAACTTCCAGGCGTTCCGTGGGCGCGCGCCGCAGATCGATGCGTTGCTGCGCCATTCGGGCATGGCCTGA
- a CDS encoding PLP-dependent cysteine synthase family protein, with the protein MSQREWVAAAIRKIEADFNRSADTHLIPLALPGFDGIDAYLKDESSHPTGSLKHRLARSLFLYALANGWLREGRPVIEASSGSTAVSEAYFARLLGLPFIAVMPATTSPEKIAAIEFHGGRCHLVERACDLNCDSEKLARQTGGHFMDQFTYAERATDWRANNNIAESIFKQMAEEPSPVPEWIVCSPGTGGTAATLGRYVSYRRHDTRILCADPEISVFFEGYRAAVAGAPWRELTCEGGSRVEGIGRPRVESSFIPTCVDAMVKVPDALSLAAMRHVSRQLGRRVGGSTGTNFIGVLQAAQWMRAAGRTGSIVSILCDAGERYAHSYYDPAWYARQGIDVEAADAQLAAAVAGQGLPVLPTCSLEGL; encoded by the coding sequence ATGTCCCAGCGTGAATGGGTGGCCGCTGCCATCCGCAAGATCGAAGCCGATTTCAACCGCTCCGCCGACACCCACCTGATTCCACTGGCGCTGCCCGGGTTCGATGGCATCGATGCCTACCTGAAGGATGAATCCAGCCACCCCACCGGCAGCCTCAAGCACCGGCTGGCGCGTTCGCTGTTCCTGTATGCGCTGGCCAATGGCTGGCTGCGCGAGGGGCGGCCGGTGATCGAAGCATCCAGCGGTTCCACGGCCGTATCCGAAGCCTACTTCGCCCGCCTGCTGGGCCTGCCGTTCATTGCCGTGATGCCGGCGACCACCTCGCCGGAGAAGATCGCCGCGATCGAGTTCCATGGTGGCCGCTGCCATCTGGTCGAGCGGGCGTGCGACCTGAACTGCGATTCGGAAAAGCTGGCCCGCCAGACCGGCGGCCACTTCATGGACCAGTTCACCTATGCCGAGCGGGCCACCGACTGGCGGGCCAACAACAACATCGCCGAATCGATCTTCAAGCAGATGGCCGAAGAACCCAGCCCGGTGCCGGAATGGATCGTCTGCAGCCCCGGCACCGGTGGCACCGCGGCCACGCTGGGCCGTTACGTGAGCTACCGCCGCCATGACACGCGCATCCTGTGCGCGGACCCGGAAATCTCGGTGTTCTTCGAAGGTTACCGCGCTGCGGTGGCCGGTGCGCCATGGCGCGAGCTGACCTGCGAAGGGGGCTCGCGGGTGGAGGGCATCGGCCGGCCGCGGGTGGAGTCGAGCTTCATTCCCACCTGCGTGGATGCGATGGTGAAGGTGCCCGATGCCCTGAGCCTGGCCGCGATGCGCCATGTCAGCCGCCAGCTGGGCCGCCGCGTGGGGGGCTCCACCGGCACCAACTTCATCGGCGTGCTGCAGGCGGCGCAGTGGATGCGGGCGGCCGGGCGTACCGGCAGCATCGTCAGCATCCTGTGCGATGCCGGCGAGCGCTATGCGCACAGCTATTACGATCCGGCCTGGTATGCCCGCCAGGGCATCGATGTGGAGGCTGCCGATGCGCAGCTGGCTGCCGCCGTGGCCGGGCAGGGGCTGCCGGTGCTGCCGACCTGCAGCCTGGAAGGCCTCTGA
- the gloA gene encoding lactoylglutathione lyase, whose product MTLPALRDVPGVTAQAPAETAGFVFNHTMLRVKDSAASLDFYTRVLGYQLIDKRDFPEAQFSLYFLAYVPAGVAVPEDDAARRLWMAGLPGVLELTHNHGTETQDGPVYHDGNSDPRGFGHICVSVPDIEAACKRFDDLGVAYQKRLTDGRMKNLAFIKDPDGYWVEIIANA is encoded by the coding sequence ATGACCCTGCCCGCCCTGCGCGATGTGCCCGGCGTGACCGCCCAGGCCCCGGCCGAAACCGCCGGTTTCGTGTTCAACCACACCATGCTGCGCGTGAAGGACAGTGCTGCCTCGCTGGACTTCTACACCCGCGTGCTGGGCTACCAGCTGATCGACAAGCGCGACTTCCCGGAGGCCCAGTTCAGCCTGTACTTCCTGGCCTACGTGCCGGCCGGCGTGGCCGTGCCGGAAGACGATGCCGCCCGCCGCCTATGGATGGCCGGCCTGCCGGGCGTGCTGGAGCTGACCCACAACCACGGCACCGAAACCCAGGACGGCCCGGTCTACCACGACGGCAACAGCGATCCGCGCGGCTTCGGCCACATCTGCGTGTCGGTGCCGGACATCGAGGCGGCCTGCAAGCGCTTTGACGACCTGGGCGTGGCCTACCAGAAGCGCCTGACCGACGGCCGCATGAAGAACCTGGCCTTCATCAAGGACCCGGACGGCTACTGGGTGGAAATCATCGCCAACGCCTGA
- a CDS encoding VOC family protein, producing the protein METMELHRGRLIDHLQLVVADLAASRRFYQAVFDVIGIPLGGEGPDFFWADELFVSSASSEAAAGRLTGRHHLAFQARDAATVDAFHVAALAAGGTDNGAPGERPYHPGYYGAFVLDPDGNNIEVVYHGPAHYSADSVKVTF; encoded by the coding sequence ATGGAAACGATGGAACTGCACCGCGGCCGCCTGATCGACCACCTGCAGCTGGTGGTCGCCGACCTGGCGGCCAGCCGCCGCTTCTACCAGGCGGTCTTCGATGTCATCGGCATACCGCTGGGTGGCGAAGGGCCGGATTTCTTCTGGGCCGATGAGCTGTTTGTTTCCAGCGCCAGCAGCGAGGCCGCCGCCGGCCGGCTGACCGGCCGCCACCACCTGGCCTTCCAGGCCCGCGATGCGGCCACGGTCGATGCGTTTCACGTCGCCGCGCTGGCCGCCGGTGGCACCGACAACGGCGCACCGGGCGAGCGCCCCTACCATCCCGGCTACTACGGCGCGTTCGTGCTCGACCCGGATGGCAACAACATCGAAGTGGTCTACCACGGCCCGGCACACTACAGCGCCGATTCGGTGAAGGTCACGTTCTGA
- a CDS encoding CBS domain-containing protein: MNVRELLQSKKEAIVTIDVEDTIGAAAHKMSAHKIAALVVVKDDAPVRIISEKDIVRTLADDGPQAGRRVIATLPSAGLEGIAPEATLKQAMALMTYSRHRHLMVTEESRLVGIISLGDIVKNLLSELELEKAVLQDIYMAAH; this comes from the coding sequence ATGAACGTCCGCGAACTCCTGCAATCCAAGAAAGAAGCCATCGTCACCATCGATGTGGAAGACACGATCGGCGCTGCCGCGCACAAGATGAGCGCGCACAAGATCGCTGCCCTGGTGGTGGTGAAGGACGATGCCCCCGTGCGTATCATTTCCGAGAAGGACATCGTGCGTACCCTGGCCGACGATGGCCCGCAGGCCGGGCGCCGCGTGATCGCGACGCTGCCCTCGGCCGGCCTGGAAGGCATCGCCCCGGAAGCCACCCTCAAGCAGGCGATGGCGCTGATGACGTACTCGCGTCACCGCCACCTGATGGTCACCGAAGAATCGCGCCTGGTCGGCATCATCAGCCTGGGCGACATCGTCAAGAACCTGCTGAGCGAGCTGGAACTGGAAAAGGCGGTGCTGCAGGACATCTACATGGCCGCGCACTGA
- a CDS encoding DUF4288 domain-containing protein — MMWYCAHAIFYYRYDGQDSYPVHENVYLISAPAEEQAMRAAAAIAAEYEQLGGDSQLEIDGRKAEYVFAGVRKLISIESGVEDFGVDAASGVEVTYSAFDVESLADVLSLASGDPVAVVYRE; from the coding sequence ATGATGTGGTACTGCGCGCACGCAATTTTCTACTACCGGTACGACGGGCAGGATTCCTATCCTGTACATGAGAATGTCTACCTGATCTCTGCGCCAGCGGAGGAACAGGCAATGCGTGCGGCCGCTGCCATTGCTGCCGAATACGAGCAGTTGGGTGGGGATAGCCAGCTGGAGATCGACGGGCGGAAAGCGGAATACGTTTTTGCCGGCGTGAGAAAGCTGATCTCCATCGAATCCGGCGTGGAAGACTTTGGCGTGGATGCCGCCTCGGGGGTCGAAGTGACCTATTCCGCTTTCGACGTCGAGAGCCTTGCGGATGTACTGAGCCTTGCGTCTGGCGATCCGGTTGCGGTTGTGTATCGCGAGTAG
- the glmS gene encoding glutamine--fructose-6-phosphate transaminase (isomerizing): MCGIVGAIADRDVVPVLIDGLKRLEYRGYDSSGIAVVDQREVRRVRRTGRVSEMATAAQAEGFNAVLGIGHTRWATHGGVTEANAHPHISQGVALVHNGIIENHEEQREKLTALGYTFESQTDTEVIAHLIHHHLAGGDDLLGALQRTVKELTGAYALAVMSRAEPDHFVCARMGCPLLVGLGEGENFVASDVSAIISATRKVIFLEEGDTVDVRRDGVQVFDGNDQPVVRDLHLSDVSLASLELGPYRHFMQKEIHEQPRALGDTIEAAIDAGGFPAELFGKNAHAVLSGIEGVQILACGTSYYAGMTARYWIEAIAGLPCTVDIASEYRYRAAYANPKHLIVTISQSGETLDTMEALKYAKSLGHKHTLSICNVPESAIPRASELVCYTRAGAEIGVASTKAFTTQLAALFQLTVVLGKLHGRIDEAQEADYLEQLRFLPGSVQHALNLEPQIAAWAEQFARKSNALFLGRGLHYPIALEGSLKLKEISYIHAEAYPAGELKHGPLALVDEQMPVVVIAPNDSLLEKVKSNMQEVRARGGELFVFADQDSNFHESAGVHVIRTPRHAGVLSPIVHTIPVQLLAYHTALARGTDVDKPRNLAKSVTVE, translated from the coding sequence ATGTGTGGAATCGTGGGCGCGATCGCGGATCGTGACGTGGTACCTGTCCTGATCGATGGACTGAAGCGACTGGAATACCGCGGGTACGATTCTTCCGGCATCGCCGTGGTCGACCAGCGGGAAGTGCGCCGCGTGCGGCGTACCGGGCGTGTTTCGGAAATGGCGACCGCCGCGCAGGCCGAAGGCTTCAACGCCGTGCTGGGCATCGGCCACACGCGCTGGGCCACCCATGGCGGCGTGACCGAAGCCAATGCCCATCCGCATATCAGCCAGGGCGTGGCGCTGGTGCACAACGGCATCATCGAGAACCACGAAGAGCAGCGCGAGAAGCTGACCGCGCTGGGCTACACCTTCGAGTCGCAGACCGATACCGAAGTCATCGCGCACCTGATCCACCACCACCTGGCCGGCGGCGACGACCTGCTGGGCGCGCTGCAGCGCACGGTGAAGGAGCTGACCGGCGCCTACGCACTGGCCGTGATGAGCCGCGCCGAGCCGGACCATTTCGTCTGCGCGCGCATGGGCTGCCCGCTGCTGGTCGGCCTGGGTGAAGGCGAGAACTTCGTGGCGTCGGACGTGTCGGCCATCATCTCGGCCACCCGCAAGGTCATCTTCCTGGAAGAGGGCGACACCGTGGACGTGCGCCGCGACGGCGTGCAGGTCTTCGATGGCAACGACCAGCCGGTGGTGCGCGACCTGCACCTGTCCGACGTGTCGCTGGCCTCGCTGGAGCTGGGCCCGTACCGCCACTTCATGCAGAAGGAAATCCACGAACAGCCGCGCGCGCTGGGTGACACCATCGAAGCGGCGATCGACGCCGGTGGCTTCCCGGCCGAGCTGTTCGGCAAGAACGCCCATGCCGTGCTGTCGGGCATCGAGGGCGTGCAGATCCTGGCGTGCGGCACCAGCTACTACGCCGGCATGACCGCGCGCTACTGGATCGAAGCCATCGCCGGCCTGCCGTGCACCGTGGATATCGCCAGCGAGTACCGCTACCGCGCCGCCTATGCGAACCCCAAGCACCTGATCGTCACCATTTCCCAGTCCGGCGAAACGCTGGATACGATGGAAGCGTTGAAGTACGCCAAGTCGCTGGGCCACAAGCACACCCTGTCGATCTGCAACGTGCCGGAAAGCGCGATTCCGCGTGCCAGCGAACTGGTCTGCTACACCCGTGCCGGTGCCGAGATCGGCGTGGCCTCGACCAAGGCCTTCACCACCCAGCTGGCCGCGCTGTTCCAGCTGACCGTGGTGCTGGGCAAGCTGCATGGCCGCATCGATGAAGCGCAGGAAGCCGATTACCTGGAGCAGCTGCGCTTCCTGCCGGGCAGCGTGCAGCATGCGCTGAACCTGGAGCCGCAGATTGCCGCCTGGGCCGAGCAGTTCGCGCGCAAGTCCAACGCGCTGTTCCTGGGCCGTGGCCTGCACTACCCGATCGCGCTGGAAGGCTCGCTCAAGCTCAAGGAAATCTCCTACATCCATGCCGAGGCCTACCCGGCCGGCGAGCTGAAGCACGGCCCGCTGGCGCTGGTGGACGAGCAGATGCCGGTGGTGGTGATCGCCCCGAACGACAGCCTGCTGGAGAAGGTGAAATCCAACATGCAGGAAGTGCGCGCGCGTGGGGGCGAGCTGTTCGTGTTCGCCGACCAGGACAGCAACTTCCATGAATCGGCCGGTGTGCATGTCATCCGTACGCCGCGCCATGCCGGCGTGCTCAGCCCGATCGTGCACACGATTCCGGTGCAGCTGCTGGCCTACCACACCGCGCTGGCGCGCGGCACCGACGTGGACAAGCCGCGCAACCTGGCCAAGAGCGTGACGGTGGAATGA
- a CDS encoding efflux RND transporter periplasmic adaptor subunit: MIRDTSAQDQIVSTASATGRAPAAWHRYRWPALATVVVLLGIGWAVHGWLNASRSFDSSRVRIAEVQRGDLVRDIAADGRVIAANSPVLYAISAGTVDLKVVAGDVVKKDQELAVIDSPELRSKLAQEQATLAGLEAEASRAALDATLARAKSRKETDQASIERQAAERDLQRYQRGYDGGAVPQIDLAKAKDTLKKADITLANASTDARLQGQGADLDARNKRLLADRQKAVVAEVQRQVDALTLRAPFDGQVGQVQAIQHTNLAANAPVLGVVDLSKFEIEIKVPESFARDLAIGMPAQLTSGSGQPFPGEISAVSPEVVNGEVNARVRFADKQPEGLRQSQRMSVRVLLDTRKNVLKVERGPFVEQGNGIVYVMDGRTAVRRQAELGVTSLGEVEIKSGLQAGDRIVVSGSDLFKDAERVTVN, translated from the coding sequence ATGATCCGCGACACCTCCGCCCAGGACCAGATCGTTTCCACCGCCAGCGCCACCGGCCGTGCGCCGGCAGCATGGCACCGCTACCGCTGGCCGGCCCTGGCCACCGTCGTCGTCCTGCTGGGCATCGGCTGGGCCGTGCACGGCTGGCTCAATGCCAGCCGCTCCTTCGACAGCAGCCGCGTGCGCATCGCCGAGGTGCAGCGCGGCGACCTGGTGCGTGACATCGCCGCCGACGGCCGCGTCATCGCCGCCAACAGCCCGGTGCTGTACGCGATCTCCGCCGGCACGGTGGACCTGAAGGTGGTCGCCGGTGACGTGGTGAAGAAGGACCAGGAGCTGGCGGTCATCGACAGCCCGGAGCTGCGCAGCAAGCTGGCCCAGGAACAGGCCACCCTGGCCGGCCTGGAAGCCGAAGCCAGCCGCGCCGCGCTCGATGCCACCCTGGCCCGCGCCAAGTCGCGCAAGGAAACCGACCAGGCCAGCATCGAACGCCAGGCCGCCGAGCGTGACCTGCAGCGCTACCAGCGTGGCTATGACGGCGGTGCGGTGCCGCAGATCGACCTGGCCAAGGCCAAGGACACCCTGAAAAAGGCCGACATCACCCTGGCCAATGCCAGCACCGACGCGCGCCTGCAGGGTCAGGGCGCTGACCTGGATGCCCGCAACAAGCGCCTGCTGGCCGACCGCCAGAAGGCCGTGGTGGCCGAAGTGCAGCGCCAGGTGGATGCGCTGACCCTGCGCGCCCCGTTCGACGGCCAGGTCGGCCAGGTGCAGGCGATCCAGCACACCAACCTGGCGGCCAACGCGCCGGTGCTGGGCGTGGTGGACCTGTCCAAGTTCGAAATCGAGATCAAGGTGCCGGAAAGCTTCGCCCGCGACCTGGCCATCGGCATGCCTGCGCAGCTGACCAGCGGCAGCGGCCAGCCGTTCCCGGGCGAGATCAGCGCGGTGTCGCCGGAAGTGGTCAACGGCGAGGTCAATGCCCGCGTGCGCTTCGCCGACAAGCAGCCGGAGGGCCTGCGCCAGAGCCAGCGCATGTCGGTGCGCGTGCTGCTCGATACCCGCAAGAACGTACTGAAGGTCGAGCGTGGCCCGTTCGTCGAACAGGGCAACGGCATCGTCTATGTGATGGATGGCCGCACTGCGGTGCGCCGCCAGGCCGAGCTGGGCGTGACCAGCCTGGGTGAAGTGGAAATCAAGTCCGGGCTGCAGGCGGGTGACCGCATCGTGGTCTCCGGCAGCGACCTGTTCAAGGACGCCGAACGCGTGACCGTCAACTGA
- a CDS encoding ABC transporter ATP-binding protein: protein MYMLEMRSVAKVFRTEQVETHALRSLELQVKEGEFVAVTGPSGSGKTTFLNIAGLLETFTSGTYMLDGQDVSKLGDDARSRLRNQKIGFIFQGFNLIPDLNLFDNVDVPLRYRGMSAAERRERIEKALSQVGLGSRMKHYPNELSGGQQQRAAIARALAGSPRLLLADEPTGNLDTQMARGVMELLEEINAAGTTIVMVTHDPELAARAQRNVHIVDGQVTDLVREPVLATPRRVAAVNE, encoded by the coding sequence ATGTACATGCTTGAAATGCGTTCGGTCGCCAAGGTGTTCCGCACCGAGCAGGTGGAAACCCATGCCCTGCGTTCGCTGGAGCTGCAGGTGAAGGAAGGCGAATTCGTGGCCGTCACCGGCCCGTCCGGTTCGGGCAAGACCACCTTCCTGAACATCGCCGGCCTGCTGGAAACCTTCACCAGCGGCACCTACATGCTCGACGGCCAGGACGTCAGCAAGCTCGGCGACGATGCACGCAGCCGCCTGCGCAACCAGAAGATCGGCTTCATCTTCCAGGGCTTCAACCTGATTCCCGACCTGAACCTGTTCGACAACGTCGACGTGCCGCTGCGCTACCGTGGCATGAGCGCGGCCGAGCGCCGCGAGCGCATCGAGAAGGCCCTGAGCCAGGTCGGCCTGGGCTCGCGCATGAAGCACTACCCCAATGAACTGTCCGGCGGCCAGCAGCAGCGTGCGGCCATCGCCCGCGCCCTGGCCGGCAGCCCGCGCCTGCTGCTGGCCGACGAACCGACCGGCAACCTGGACACGCAGATGGCACGTGGCGTGATGGAACTGCTGGAGGAGATCAACGCCGCCGGCACCACCATCGTCATGGTCACCCATGATCCGGAACTGGCCGCGCGCGCGCAGCGCAACGTGCACATCGTCGATGGCCAGGTCACCGACCTGGTGCGCGAACCGGTGCTGGCCACCCCGCGCCGCGTCGCTGCCGTCAACGAGTGA